Proteins from a genomic interval of Oncorhynchus clarkii lewisi isolate Uvic-CL-2024 chromosome 13, UVic_Ocla_1.0, whole genome shotgun sequence:
- the LOC139423754 gene encoding kallikrein-8-like — protein MFPLESTAVMKTMKILSGVLILSLMLAETTLGDIQKRVVGGNTCSPTERRYHVRLTAKTTTNGLEKLCGSSLITNRWLLTAARCWPAGPEWKMYAEVGGHPGPVKPQVEIKQKMIHKDKKGKTHDIMLLQLPTPVPGAIPGPGVDPIPLGDCTQFLAKLRGKTSKPEEFQTVQIAGYDATTPAAPDAGVTDAEDPAAEAPDAATTRVLHCAEVDVMKCDASVAKSHQDIFCAQRAGVETCRSDSGAGVVYKNQLYGVFIAEDNGEECSAAAIIMDVCKYKDWIKKVTGK, from the coding sequence ATGTTTCCTCTGGAAAGTACAGCGGTCATGAAGACCATGAAGATCCTGAGCGGTGTTCTGATACTCTCCCTGATGTTGGCCGAGACCACGTTGGGCGACATTCAGAAGAGAGTGGTCGGGGGAAACACATGCAGTCCCACTGAAAGGCGATACCATGTCCGTTTGACAGCTAAAACTACAACGAACGGATTGGAAAAGCTCTGTGGCAGCTCTCTGATCACCAACAGGTGGCTTCTAACCGCCGCTCGCTGTTGGCCTGCTGGACCAGAATGGAAGATGTATGCAGAAGTAGGTGGACATCCCGGCCCTGTGAAACCTCAAGTAGAAATCAAACAGAAGATGATACATAAAGATAAGAAAGGAAAAACCCATGACATCATGCTACTGCAGTTACCAACTCCTGTTCCGGGAGCTATTCCAGGTCCTGGGGTTGATCCAATCCCTCTTGGTGATTGTACACAATTTTTGGCCAAACTTCGGGGGAAGACATCTAAACCAGAAGAGTTCCAAACAGTTCAGATTGCAGGCTATGATGCCACTACACCTGCTGCACCTGACGCTGGGGTAACTGATGCTGAGGACCCTGCTGCTGAGgcacctgatgctgccaccaccagagTCCTACATTGTGCAGAGGTGGATGTTATGAAATGTGACGCCTCCGTGGCAAAGTCCCATCAAGACATCTTCTGTGCACAACGTGCCGGAGTGGAAACCTGTAGAAGTGACTCTGGAGCAGGTGTGGTGTATAAGAACCAGCTCTATGGTGTCTTCATCGCTGAGGACAATGGTGAAGAATGTTCGGCAGCGGCAATCATCATGGATGTCTGCAAGTACAAAGATTGGATAAAGAAGGTAACTGGAAAATAA